From a region of the Alnus glutinosa chromosome 1, dhAlnGlut1.1, whole genome shotgun sequence genome:
- the LOC133877760 gene encoding probable xyloglucan endotransglucosylase/hydrolase protein 28, giving the protein MGCPHLGFLLMVCCFLHALLASASHGNLPIMAFDEGYTQLFGDDHLVVHKDGKTVHLSLDERTGSGFVSQDLYLHGYFSASIKLPADYTAGVVVAFYMSNGDMFEKQHDEIDFEFLGNIRGKDWRIQTNIYGNGSTSVGREERYYLWFDPSEDFHQYSILWTDSRIIFYVDNIPIREFKRTESLGGDFPAKPMTLYATIWDGSDWATNGGKYRVNYKYAPYITEFSDLVLHGCAVDPIEHLAKCDNVQSSQAIPTGVTPVQRIKMENFRKKQMTYSYCYDRIRYKVPPPECVINPQEAERLRVFDPVTFGKGRRHHGKRHHRSRASQADATSI; this is encoded by the exons ATGGGGTGCCCTCATCTGGGTTTTCTTCTCATGGTTTGCTGCTTCCTACATGCGCTTCTTGCTTCTGCGTCGCACGGGAATTTGCCAATCATGGCCTTTGATGAAGGGTATACCCAGCTTTTTGGGGATGATCATCTGGTCGTTCATAAGGACGGGAAAACGGTTCATCTTTCTCTGGATGAGAGGACAG GGTCTGGATTTGTGTCGCAGGACCTTTACCTTCACGGATATTTCAGTGCTTCGATTAAGTTACCAGCCGATTACACTGCTGGGGTTGTGGTTGCGTTTTAT ATGTCAAATGGTGATATGTTTGAGAAGCAACACGATGAAATCGATTTTGAGTTCTTGGGTAACATCAGAGGCAAAGATTGGAGGATTCAGACCAATATTTATGGTAATGGAAGCACTAGCGTTGGCAGAGAAGAGAGATACTATCTCTGGTTTGATCCCTCAGAAGATTTCCATCAGTACAGCATTCTCTGGACTGATTCTCGGATcat ATTCTATGTAGACAATATTCCCATTAGGGAGTTCAAGCGAACAGAATCCTTGGGTGGTGACTTCCCAGCTAAGCCAATGACTTTGTATGCCACAATATGGGATGGGTCCGATTGGGCTACAAATGGGGGCAAATACAGAGTTAATTACAAATACGCCCCCTATATCACCGAGTTCTCTGATCTTGTACTTCACGGCTGCGCAGTTGATCCCATCGAACATTTAGCAAAGTGTGACAATGTTCAAAGTTCTCAGGCAATTCCTACCGGTGTCACACCCGTGCAAAGAATCAAAATGGAGAATTTTAGAAAGAAGCAAATGACATATTCTTACTGCTACGATCGCATTCGATACAAAGTTCCCCCGCCCGAGTGTGTGATTAATCCCCAAGAAGCAGAGCGGCTCAGGGTTTTTGACCCTGTCACATTCGGGAAAGGCCGACGCCACCATGGGAAACGCCACCACCGTAGCCGAGCAAGCCAGGCCGATGCAACTTCCAtttga
- the LOC133877768 gene encoding anthranilate synthase beta subunit 1, chloroplastic-like produces MAAPALSHASLVQPKPSSSSSFIALQTPRLFPPHHLSTRSSCAFLVNRRNGFVPKASLTAVTTQSNSNSPFPSKKPTKPIIVIDNYDSFTYNLCQYVGEIGCYFEVYRNDEITVEDLKRMNPRGILISPGPGAPQDSGISLQTVLELGPTVPLFGVCMGLQCIGEAFGGKVVRAPSGVMHGKSSLVYYDEKGEESLFIGLSNPFTAGRYHSLVIEQESFPGDELEITAWTEDGLIMAARHKKYKHLQGVQFHPESIISTEGKVIVRNFVKLIERKEAESQN; encoded by the exons ATGGCTGCTCCTGCGCTCTCCCATGCCTCTCTGGTTCAGCCGAagccctcctcctcctcctccttcatAGCCCTCCAAACCCCCCGCCTATTTCCCCCCCACCACCTCTCCACACGCTCCTCATGTGCTTTCCTTGTCAACAGGCGAAATGGGTTCGTCCCAAAAGCTTCATTGACGGCCGTCACCACCCAATCAAACTCCAACTCCCCTTTTCCCAGCAAAAAGCCCACCAAACCCATCATCGTCATCGACAACTACGACAGCTTCACCTACAACCTCTGCCAG TATGTGGGAGAGATAGGATGTTACTTTGAAGTTTACCGGAATGATGAAATAACAGTGGAGGACTTGAAAAG GATGAATCCCAGAGGAATCCTGATATCCCCAGGGCCAG GTGCCCCCCAAGATTCTGGGATATCATTGCAAACTGTATTGGAACTTGGACCTACTGTACCTCTATTTGGTGTGTGTATGGGTTTGCAGTGCATTGGAGAAGCTTTTGGAG GGAAGGTTGTGCGTGCTCCTTCTGGTGTCATGCATGGAAAGAGTTCTCTTGTATATTATGATGAGAAGGGGGAAGAAAGCTTGTTCATTGGGTTATCAAA CCCATTCACTGCTGGTAGATATCACAGCCTGGTGATTGAGCAGGAAAGTTTTCCTGGTGATGAACTTGAGATTACCGCCTGGACAGAGGATGGACTGATAATGGCTGCTCGTCACAAGAAATATAAGCATCTACAG gGGGTTCAGTTCCATCCAGAAAGCATTATAAGCACCGAAGGCAAGGTAATTGTCCGCAATTTTGTCAAACTGATAGAAAGAAAGGAAGCGGAATCTCAGAACTGA